The proteins below come from a single Drosophila miranda strain MSH22 chromosome Y unlocalized genomic scaffold, D.miranda_PacBio2.1 Contig_Y1_pilon, whole genome shotgun sequence genomic window:
- the LOC117191681 gene encoding proteoglycan 4-like, with product MGDTQSPELQLLASPLVSTAGSMGPTVSPMVSPGYTEAESDLELVSWEPAPRRERAREAKRKEPRTSRREEPHTKREEPRTSSSKEPRTSKREGPRTSKREEPHTGKREEHRTSRREESRIDKREKPHPSKREERPEGGRRGRTETRKEEPSERASKRASTRSTRTVKEEESSARTRGRSTAQRGDQRPTDPQVEEPQPTLAETAIKEPQRTTTETAVKEPQATQADIAEDNAAAEARRLAEWHRRFALAAAAEERRQRRVWEDALTLAKRLKATQEAEKAAQEAEAERHERDRRGGGGVLTSAEGGSSPVARRGVAGEATTSRGGGGGALAATP from the exons ATGGGTGATACACAATCCCCGGAGCTACAATTGTTGGCCTCACCGCTAGTGTCAACCGCGGGATCCATGGGACCGACGGTGTCCCCCATGGTATCGCCGGGGTACACCGAGGCGGAAAGTGACCTAGAATTGGTGAGCTGGGAGCCGGCGCCACGGAGAGAACGCGCACGCGAGGCGAAGCGCAAGGAGCCCCGGACCAGCAGACGCGAGGAGCCCCACaccaagcgcgaggagccccggacCAGCAGTAGCAAGGAGCCCCGCACCAGCAAGCGCGAGGGGCCCCGCAccagcaagcgcgaggagccccacaccggcaagcgcgaggagcaccGGACCAGCAGACGCGAGGAGTCCCGCATCGACAAGCGCGAGAAGCCCCACCccagcaagcgcgaggagcggCCTGAGGGAGGAAGGAGGGGGCGCACGGAGACGCGGAAGGAGGAGCCCAGTGAGCGGGCCTCGAAGCGGGCGTCCACGCGTTCGACGCGTACGGTCAAGGAAGAGGAGTCGTCGGCACGCACAAGGGGGAGGTCGACGGCGCAGCGAGGGGATCAGCGGCCGACAGACCCACAGGTCGAGGAGCCGCAGCCAACGCTGGCCGAAACCGCGATCAAAGAGCCGCAGAGAACGACGACCGAGACCGCGGTCAAAGAGCCGCAGGCAACGCAGGCCGACATCGCGGAAGATAACGCGGCCGCTGAGGCACGACGCCTCGCGGAATGGCACCGGCGGTTCGCGCTGGCCGCGGCGGCGGAGGAGCGGAGACAACGGCGGGTATGGGAGGACGCCTTGACGCTGGCAAAGAGGCTGAAGGCCACGCAGGAGGCTGAAAAGGCGGCGCAAGAAGCGGAGGCGGAGCGCCACGAGCGAGAC cgacgaggaggaggcggagtgCTCACCAGCGCCGAAGGCGGCTCGAGTCCAGTCGCCCGAAGAGGAGTGGCTGGAGAGGCTACGACGAGccgaggtggaggaggaggagctctGGCAGCCACCCCCTGA